Proteins from a genomic interval of Brienomyrus brachyistius isolate T26 unplaced genomic scaffold, BBRACH_0.4 scaffold476, whole genome shotgun sequence:
- the LOC125729086 gene encoding palmitoyltransferase ZDHHC14-like isoform X6 yields MGMLFRASFSDPGVLPRATPDEAAHLESQIGDDDINSRSPPRTQEVVINGQTVKLKYCFTCKIFRPPRVSHCSLCDNCVERFDHHCPWVGNCVGKRNYRFFYLFILSLSFLTIFIFAFVITHIVLRSSQTGFLSALKDSPARYPSKVVVCFFSVWSIVGLSGFHTYLIGSNQTTNEDIKGLWSSKRGKGNYNPYSYSSVITNCCAALCGPLPPSLIDRRGFIQPDTPQTAIQSNGTTAYVASQPQAHMCDQDQCIQGTKFVFQAATTPLLHSDPISLGSVQPLLGKIPLGVACSTLSYPAQHAATASMPSRPWEGQALPHRDPEQEANRQLYPKAPGLGAYGPASQDSLHQDSVRGLVKLSSV; encoded by the exons ATGACATTAACAGCCGCTCTCCCCCACGGACCCAGGAGGTCGTCATCAACGGTCAAACTGTGAAGCTGAAGTACTGCTTCACCTGCAAGATCTTCAGGCCGCCAAGAGTCTCTCACTGCAGCCTCTGTGACAACTGTGTGG AGAGGTTCGACCACCACTGCCCTTGGGTGGGTAACTGTGTGGGCAAGAGGAACTACCGCTTCTTCTACCTCTTCATCCTCTCGCTGTCCTTCCTCACGATCTTCATCTTCGCCTTCGTCATCACGCACATTGTCCTCA GGTCCAGTCAGACTGGCTTCCTCAGCGCTCTCAAAGATAGCCCTGCCAGATATCCATCCA AGGTGGTCGTCTGCTTCTTCTCTGTGTGGTCCATCGTGGGCCTCTCTGGGTTCCACACCTACCTGATTGGCTCCAACCAGACCACTAATGAAGAT ATCAAGGGTTTGTGGTCATCCAAGAGAGGGAAGGGCAACTACAACCCCTACAGTTACAGCAGTGTCATCACCAACTGCTGCGCCGCACTTTGCGGGCCTCTTCCACCCAG TCTGATTGACCGACGTGGCTTCATCCAGCCAGACACTCCGCAGACTGCGATCCAGTCCAATGGAACCACAGCCTACGTGGCATCCCAGCCTCAAGCCCACATG TGTGACCAAGATCAGTGCATTCAGGGCACTAAATTCGTTTTCCAGGCTGCCACCACACCCCTTCTGCACAGCGACCCCATATCTTTGGGCTCTGTGCAGCCCCTCCTGGGTAAGATCCCGCTTGGGGTAGCCTGTTCGACCCTGAGCTACCCAGCTCAGCATGCTGCCACTGCTTCCATGCCCAGCCGACCGTGGGAGGGGCAGGCGTTGCCCCACCGGGACCCGGAGCAGGAGGCGAACCGCCAGCTTTACCCCAAGGCTCCTGGCCTGGGTGCATATGGTCCTGCTTCCCAGGACTCCCTGCACCAGGACTCAGTCCGAGGCCTGGTCAAACTGAGCTCCGTCTGA